The sequence CGCGGTGCGAAGGCGGCGAAGGCGGAACCGGCGGCAGCGGAAACGACCGTCGCCGGAGCGACCGAGGCCGAAGCCGCGGAACCCGCGCACGGAAACGGCAATGGCAATGGCGTCGAGCCGGGCAACGCAGCCGAACCGTTCGTCAAGACCGAGGAACAGAAGAAGCTGGAGGCCATCGAACTGGTGATGGAGACCATCGAAGCCATGGCAGCCGAGCGCGGATCCGAGGACAAGATCTGGGGGTCGATGGTCAAGCAGGCACTGAAGCGCCGCCGCCCCGGCTTCAACGAGAACTACTACGGTTTCAGTTCCTTCTCCCGCCTGCTGGACGAAGCGGAGGCGCGCAAGCTGCTCACGCTGGAGCACGACGAGAAGTCGGGCGGTGTGATCATCCGCGGATTCAGCGCGGACTGGTGAACGTGCGTCGAGGCCCTGGTCCAGAGCGAGGCCGGCGCGGCCTCGCGGGCCGCGGAGCCTGGCGTGCGTTTCCGCCCTCGTCGAGCGGAGTGTCCCGGGGACCAGGGTCCGGGGTCTAGGTCCCGCCCCTGCGCGCCACGCACGACACCCATGCCTGGGCCCACATTCCCTGCGGATCCCTTTCCAGTTCGCGCATGGTGCGCGCATGCTCGGGCATGCCGTCCCGGTCGTATTGCACAGCCATCACGTCCGTGATCGCGGTGATGGGGTCGTAGACTTCGAAGCGGGCGTGCATCCGCGCATCGACAAAGCCCGCCTCCGACAGGAGGGTCGCAAGCTTGCGGCCCGTGCCCGGATCACCGCCGTTGTCCGTCTGCTTGTCCACGTATGCCTGCACGGCAGCGCGCCTCGCGGCCGTGGCCGGTGCCACGATGAAGGCTTCCCAATCGGGCGTTGCCACGCCGATGACTCCCCCGGGCTTGAGAACCCTCAGGCATTCACGAGCGG comes from Betaproteobacteria bacterium and encodes:
- a CDS encoding methyltransferase domain-containing protein — protein: MDEQYTLGYSDAAMRFLLRRTLESHGAFFVPHLQPGMKVLDCGCGPGSITFGIVARVPQGAVEAIDMDASQIELAQRRARDAGLHNVTFRQASIYELPYPDAHFDAIFSHALFEHLSDTAAAARECLRVLKPGGVIGVATPDWEAFIVAPATAARRAAVQAYVDKQTDNGGDPGTGRKLATLLSEAGFVDARMHARFEVYDPITAITDVMAVQYDRDGMPEHARTMRELERDPQGMWAQAWVSCVARRGGT